Within the Arachis duranensis cultivar V14167 chromosome 10, aradu.V14167.gnm2.J7QH, whole genome shotgun sequence genome, the region taaaaattattgtcaaaaacttttcttttctaaaaatatatatatcttctAAGACTTACAATTTGATAATCCAGTAGAAATGACTTTTATGGTGTAATACTAGGTGTATATTATTACTTCTAAGTAGAcacccaaaattaaaaaaaaaaaaaatattacttctaAGTTCTAATACTGATATTGAGTTTGAGCGAATTGGGAGAACGAAAATAACATTACAATAAATTTTCCTCCTTGAATTGGACCAGTTTAGGTCACATACATACATTGGCTGGATAAGGACAGAAgcatttaattttagtttgttCGTATGCATATAACATCAAAAANNNNNNNNNNNNNNNNNNNNNNNNNNNNNNNNNNNNNNNNNNNNNNNNNNNNNNNNNNNNNNNNNNNNNNNNNNNNNNNNNNNNNNNNNNNNNNNNNNNNNNNNNNNNNNNNNNNNNNNNNNNNNNNNNNNNNNNNNNNNNNNNNNNNNNNNNNNNNNNNNNNNNNNNNNNNNNNNNNNNNNNNNNNNNNNNNNNNNNNNNNNNNNNNNNNNNNNNNNNNNNNNNNNNNNNNNNNNNNNNNNNNNNNNNNNNNNNNNNNNNNNNNNNNNNNNNNNNNNNNNNNNNNNNNNNNNNNNNNNNNNNNNNNNNNNNNNNNNNNNNNNNNNNNNNNNNNNNNNNNNNNNNNNNNNNNNNNNNNNNNNNNNNNNNNNNNNNNNNNNNNNNNNNNNNNNNNNNNNNNNNNNNNNNNNNNNNNNNNNNNNNNNNNNNNNNNNNNNNNNNNNNNNNNNNNNNNNNNNNNNNNNNNNNNNaaaaaaaataaataattcctaaatttttagtttatgaatatttaagtttttgaaaatttaaaaatatatttaaattttttatttttttaaaatttagatatatcgatttttttgtttatttagatCTATTAGACTtaacagaaaaattaaatatgactttcattattttgatttgGCCGATATACAGATATACATGTGggagaattttttaaaatgagatAAATTAGACCAAAAATTGATatatccaaattttaaaaaagttaaagatttaaatatatttttaaatatttaaatacttAAATGTCTACggataaaaaaatcaatcatcaatttatcttttttttctttttattttggatactaaagtaattttaaaaagtgagagacaattatattataatatatattttatattaataactaattttaataactaattttaatatacatttattataattgtaattaattggACTAACAAAAGTGACCTATAAAAATATGCATGTGAATTccactctttttcttcttcttcttctataccTACTGTcatgtttatttttgtttattcttctatagttcttcttccttttgtttttgttgttttttgttctttcttcttttgtttctttgctgatcttgcttcttcttttcttttgagagaaaaaaaaaaagaaaaaaaataagagaaatagaaaaaagcaaaaaactaagaaagataaagaagagaaaaaaataaaatagaaaaaatgcagatttttgtgttttcactgacaaatttttatatttttcataaaaaatttaaaaataaaaatataaaaaaaataaatttctaaagtTGAACATAGAAATTTGTGAAATTGCATACATAATGCTTACATAGAATTATAGTTTGATAAATAAAGAAATCCAAAATCTATGTGTTTTCTTCTCATATTTCTCTATATGTCTCTTCCAAAATTTGTTTTCATCANNNNNNNNNNNNNNNNNNNNNNNCATAAATAACACACTTTTTTTTCATctgaaattttttgtatttcttaaaaaattttgttcttttaattaaaaaataaaaaaaaaaatttaatagcaGAAAACACAAAATTACAGTAACAAAAAATACAGAAATTTGTGAAGGCAAACACAATATATTTACATAGAcaaaatcaaaacacaaaaaattttcaatacaaAACGCTAAAACTTTTCCTacacaaaaactaaaaaatttcgTAAATAAAGAAACTCAATTTGATATATCTCCTACATAAAccaacacaaaagtatgctttaataaacacaaaatccaaaaattatgagttttcttttttatgttttttttcaaactttatgtGTTTaacacactttttttttttgttttatcttcaaagaggagaaacaaaaagaaaaacaaaaataacatttatGTGATTTCATCTACAAATTTCTATCCTTTTCTTCAaaactttttgtattttttcaaatttttgttaCGTTACTATACAAATTTTTTccctaaaattgaaaaaaaaaatacaaaattttcaataacaGACAAGACAAAAAATTGTGAAGCCGgattatataaagaaaataaacacacaaaagtttttatttacataacataaacaattttatctacataaaatataaatttttgctATACATACACAGAAATtttgtaaagaaaaagaaactcaaCTTATATATATCCTATCTAGATTAAAcacaattatattttaataataaacacaaaaacctaatgtttttttttatgtttctcttctaaaATTTACATGtttattatacaaaatttatgttttatcgttaaaaaaatatataaaaaaatttctagaTTTTCATctacaaatttttgtattttcctccaaaatttctATGTTTTTTAAAGGTTTGTCATAAAAAAGTTTTGttctctaaattaaaaaataaaaatacataaattttagtAACAGAAAATATATACTCTTTAGTAATAGAAAATATACAAATTTGTGAAATTGAACACAAAATAATTACACAGacaaaataaattcttaactacataacataaaaaatttgtgtgtttatttccaaatttttcttattcttttgtttcttatgtatattttctctttccttttttttatcatttctttattcttctcactttttcataattttttaaaagaaagaaaaaaaaaggaacaaaCAGAATGGAAAGACGTAAGAGAAGAAGATATATAGAACAAACGAAGGAgatggagaagatgaagaatacCAGAAATTCAATGTGGAGTACGTGAGtaaaaaacgaaaaaataaatatgattagaaatacttgattaaacttaattaaaaaatattatttggtcactcaatattttttctttctgtaTAACATAATAAGATGGGTTCACGGTTTTGTTCGCCAGTAATGAATGGTGGAAGAGACAAATATAAATGAAGagacttaaattttttttttgatgggATAGATGAAgagaattaaattaattaatgacatGTATGGAGGAgagattaataattaaacattgATTTCAAAGACAAAGGTTCACATATCCGGAATACATTATCAGCTAGCCCGCACCCtttaaacaactttttagcACTCACGCAGCAGAATTAATAAGTCAACAATTAGAAAAATATCCACCATAGCTTAGGTCTAATAACAATGAAGaacgtatatatatatatatgacatgATATGAGGGTAGGGGCAAAATTAAAGCGTGGAAAATGGTGTCCTAATAATAAAGTGCACATGAAGCATGAGCTATAGCATGAccctcaaattttaatttgttctatCTTGTAATTAATCTTCAAATATACTATAATATGATACTACCAATAATTGATTGATAAATATCAAGTAGAGCAAGCAGCCGCAGCAGCAGcgggagtagtagtagtagtagtgggTTCGCTTTTGGGTGATGAAcggtggtgatgatgatgatcctgTTTGTTAGAGGCAGAAGCCACCACCATATTattattcttcctcttctcttttctacCGTCTTGTTTCATTTGCTCCTCTCTACACTCTAAACTGCAAAATGCCGTGTCCCCCCTGCAACCACACATCCACTCCTTTCtgattaatttttctaattaatatgattaattaaccatatcatatatatatatccccATAAGCTAAGTAAAATAgcatgaattaattaattgatatactatttcctattttttatttaaagaaacgCAAATAAACAAACCAAAGCAGCTGTCCAGGATATTATTGACAAATAACCAGGAATAATATATGAGAAAGTTTTGGGAGTgaacattatatatttaatattgtagccaatatttaatacaaaaaatatctgaaattattAATAACAAGAATATTTgaaactcaattaaaagaaaattttaatcaaaatagactaaaatatatgttatttaacTCTTACACaactgaaaaaaatatatatatgttttagaataaaagaaaaaaaatatcatttaaacaTCTCACAGATAAAAAAATTgtcattttttcttaaaaaaaatataaaattcaatttaacaaaatcttatttttaatagattttATATTAGAATTGTTATAATATTGACTGAAATGGTCCGTTATAGAGTTAATTTTCCAGTATTgctgataatatatatattgagaAATAGCATAAAGTCTGAAACTTGTGGATACAAATAGTAACTTAATTGGTAGTATATACATACACATACCTATACATGTAGATGTCTTGAGCAGGTGTCAAAGGAGATTTACAGAGGCCACAAGTCCGAAGAAAGTGAGGAGTATTGTTGTGTTGTatgacatcatcatcattatcatgaTGAGGGATGATTCCATGACCAACATcaccatgatgatgatgatgaaggtgGAGGATGGTGTTATCATTACTATTGTTGTTATGAGGTGGCATGATCATCATGAATTCCTGATCATCACGGTCTATGTCGATGGCCATACCGCCACTCATGCTGGTGGTTCTCCTTATAACCGTCGCCGCTTGACCACCGCGCTTTCCCACTAACATCTTTCTTCGTTCTTTGCTTGTTTGCTTCTATAGATAGATAGTTCTCTTTGTCTCTCTTTCTTTTGgtgtataaattaaaaaaggttcattggagagagagaaagagagagagagagagaagtgagagtgtGGAAGGTGATaaaagagagagtggtggggggATCAGATCAGAGTGCTTGTGATTTGTGAAGAAGGCTCAAGGGCAAATCTCAGCCGTTGGTTGCGGGGGCCTATAATGTCAACATCATCTTGCCCGCGTCACTCCattatttgctttctttctttcactCAAACCCTGAATAATGGGAGCAATTTATAAGAGCAGATAATTACTCAATGATGTTGAGACCGTTACACCTCAactctctattttatgcttctTTTACCTCCTATACAGAGTAAATACTGtaaacatatattattattaattgttttttaCTAACAATTATTAATAAAGTACTGAATGAGTAAAGATTGACAAAAAATTAAACACAGAAAAATGCTAAAATTTCTATTTTGGTTAACAATCAAACATTTCTCTATTGATTTGCTGAAGTCTTGTCTTATAAAAAGAATGGAGGTCTTTTGGCAAGGATTTTGTCCACTATCATGAAACGAATCCGAGACCAGCACTAGTTAAAGGATgaggtatttaattttttaaacagtGATGTTTGGTTAAGAGTGAaaattatagttaatttttgaaagaaatgtGTATTgtgttataaaataactaaataaataaacgaGGAAGaggtaacaaataaaataaagaaatataattagagaaagagaaagagagaatggTGTGCTTTTGTGTGTATAATCAACGGAGGCTTAACCTCCTATTTATGTTAAGCCTATTTATACATGTACAAGAgtcctcttttttctcttttattaaatGTAATTACCTTGGTAGTATGGCACTTCACTATAGGAAAGTTAAGTCATCCAAGTCATACGTGGTCAATGGTCATCCATatccttatcacaacactcctcTTTGGATGACCATTCAGGAttattgcctcgttaaaaccttactaaagaaaaacccaatggaaaaaagtcttagtgaaggaaaaagagtacaatatcctttagtgacgaggactgcctcattaaaaaccttgtcaagaaaaacccaatgggaaaaaaatctgaccaagggaaaaagagtacagtctccccctcttgccgacatcatttaatgtctcgaaatcggcgcatcccaatctcatgtaccaatctttcaaaggaggattttgggagtgactttgtgaataaatctgccagattgtcacttgagcggatctgttggacatcaattgtcccttaattttgaagatcatgagtgaagaagaatttgggagaaatatgctttgttctatcacttttgatatatccgcctttaagttgagcaatacatgttgttttatcttcaaacaggacagttggagctatcttctgatcaatcagtccacatgatgacagaatatattgaatcacactcctgagccaaaaacacttgcgacttgcttcatgtatcgctagtatttcaatatgattagaggaggttgttgctatcatctgtttcgtggacctccatgatatagctgtaccaccatatgtcaGATAAAtatccagcatctgcatagccaactaattgtgacttggatccatagggataaaacaatcccatatcaaccgttccatgaagatatcaaaaaatctgtttgattccactccaatgtcttctggttggaaaggaactatatcttgctagtaaattcaccgcgaatgatatgtcaggtcgcgtattattggcaagatacattagtgctccaatggcactaagatatggtacttcaggaccaaggatatcttcattctcttctttaggatggaattgatccttttccatatccaaagatcttacgatcattggggtactcaaaggatgtgacttatccatataaaatcttttcaagatcttctctgtgtatgtcgcttgatgaataaagatcctattttttgtatgctcgatctgcaggccgagacaaaatttagtccttccaagatctttcatctcaaactcttctttcagagtgtttataattgttggaatctcttcaggagtcccaatgatatttaaatcatcaacatacacagcaattataatgaatctaGATGCgattttctttatgaaaacagatagacagatatcatcattcttgaatccgtttTTGCCCAGATACttagtaagacgattataccacatttgtccatattgctttagaccatataaagatctttgcaattttactgagtataacccttgcgaatattcacTGGAtgatttagatatctttagtcctttagggactttcatatagatatcccgatctaatgagccgtacaaataggctgttaccacatccattaaatgcatatgcagtttatgatatgtagataaactgaccaaataacgcaatgttatcgcatccattacaggggaatacgtttcttcataatctatacctggcctttgtgaaaaaccttgtgccacaagtcgggctttgtagcgcacaacttcatttttctcattttgttttctcataaatacccatcggtatccaacaggttttacatctttaggtgtacggactacaggtccaaaaaCTTCACGTTTtacaagtgagtctaattcagccttcatggcttctttccattttggccaatcattcctttgtcgacattcttcgactgatcttggctcaagatccttactttcatgcatgatatctaatgccacattatatgcaaatattcattgacaattgtcttatttcggtcccatttctctcctgtaaagacataatttatcgagatctcatcattttcacaattttcaggtacctgaacgtcttctagcgttaaaactatatcagaattttggacaactgcaggtgtctctacAACGTCTTTTTCAATAGAAATAGTATTTACCTattttctctttcgaggatttttatctttggaaccgacatGCCTGCCACGCTTTTGGTGTgtatttgcttcagtggctatttgtcctactgggacatcaattcgaattggggcattttccgcCCTGCCACGCTTTTGGCGTGAAgttgcttcagtggctacttgtctTACTGAGACATCAATTTGAATGGGGACATTTTCCATTGGTATATAAGATTtcgttatcctctttgtatcggaaaatgcatcaggcaattcatttgctattctttgcaaatgtataatcttttgaacttaaaagttcacattgccctgatcgaggatctaaatgcatcaacgatgatgcattccaattaagttcctttttaggaaacttattctctccccctaatgttcgaaattttgattcatcaaaatgacaatctgcaaatcgggctttaaatacatctcccgtttgtatctcaagataccttactatagagggagaatcatatccaacatatatccccaactTTCTTTGGGgtccattttggtgcgattaggtggtgcaatgggaacatatatcgcacacccaaacatttggctgctggccaaaagttaattgcataggagagaacttatgataactcgttggcctcaaacgaataagtactgcggcatgtaaaatagcatgcccccaaaccaaagttgggagatttgttctcataactaagggtctagcaatcaattggaGGCGCTTAATAAGTGCTtttgctaacccattttgtgtgtgaacataagctactggatgttcaacacttattccattagccatacaataagcatcaaaagcttgggaagtaaattcactagcattatcaagacgaattgctttgattggattttctggaaattgtgcttttaatcgaatgatttgagccagtaatctcgcaaacgccagattgcgagaagataataagcacacatgtgaccatctcgaagatgcgtctatcaggaccataaaatatctaaaagatccacatagTGGATGAATAGGTTCACATATATCttcttgaatcctttctagaaattcaggggactcaaatccaatctttactggtgatggccttaaaattaacttccctTGAGAACATGCAACACAACAAATTtactagttttaagaatcttctagttctttagtgaatatccatgggagttttcaataattctcctcatcatggttgttcctggatgacccaatcggtcgtgccaagttatgaattcatttgggctagtaaacttctggtttacaatggcatgtgattcaattacactaatcttggtataatacaacccagatgaaagtgaggacaacttttctaatataactttcttatttgaatcatgagttgtgatacataagtactcatgattttcctctttcatagtctcaatatgatatccatttcggtgaatatctttaaagcgcaacaagtttcttcgagacttggtagacaatagtgcattatttattataaattttgttcctccaggaaaaaaattatagctctttcggagccttctatcacattgcctgagccaataatagtattaacatattctacttttggcacaagatgggtaaaatatatatcacttttaagaatagtgtgtgaacttgcactatctgcaaggcaaatatcttcagaatatgttcttgccatttttcttcaaaaaaaacaaatgataataataataaaatgagtagaagtacatgcacagtaaaattattcacatgaatacttaacaaacacatacatATATCAAACTATTCCATCGTTGATCAAGTAGCCAAAATTTCCTTCAAAATccttaaagaaattagatacatcataataagtggtggaattttcatcatttgaaacaaaatttgttttctttcttttgtcatcccttttcaaggatgcttgataaagatcaactaggtgccttgggaTACGACAGGTACATGACCAAtgaccctttccaccacaacggaagcatttatcctcaattgatttactttgcccattgtttctttctttatcccacttctggtgagatcctctcttgTGAACATAACtcattttccttccataatttttcttgttattaaaatcttgccatttacctcttctaggGTTATAATTTGCCCCATTTGCTTCAGAAAATGGGGCAGCACCAGCTGGGCGCGCTTTATGATTTCTTAAGAGTCattcattgttgcgttcagcaacaaaaaagcaagaaattaactcagaatatttttaaattccgtttctcgatactgctgctgcaggagcacattcgagacaTAGAAGGTCGAGaaaattttctctaacatatcgggcttgaggaagtatcaccatCTTTCGatgattgtacctttcttcaaggtctttccacagatctgcaggatcttttaatgtatgatattcatttttcaatcatacttcaagatgacgacgaaggaaAATCATAGCTTtgactttatccttctgggattattttcagccttaatggtatctccaagatccattgaatcaataTGGATTTTaacatctagtatccatgataaataattatttccagATATATtaagagcattgaattcaagatgaaagagtttcaacataataaaaatttgttacttGGAGTCTTTCTAAAATTTCGTGATGATAAcgtgttataaaataactaaataaataaacgaAGAAGAGgtaacaaacaaaataaagaaatataattagagaaagaaaaagagagaatggTGTGCTTTTGTGTGTATAATCAACGGAGGCTtaacctcctatttatacatgtaCAAGAgtcctcttttttctctttcattaaaTGTAATTACCTTGGTAATATGGTACTTCACTATAGAAAAATTAAGCCATCCAAGTCATACGTGGTCAATGGTCATCCATATCCTTATCACAACACATTGCATATgatgtctttaatttttttttttattgtaaagaGTGCAATCTTTACTTTTCACTAACTACTATCTTTATCATAACATTACCCAATTTCGCTTGATATAAGCAACAATCtattatttaacaataaatcttaaata harbors:
- the LOC107469200 gene encoding protein INCREASED RESISTANCE TO MYZUS PERSICAE 1, with product MLVGKRGGQAATVIRRTTSMSGGMAIDIDRDDQEFMMIMPPHNNNSNDNTILHLHHHHHGDVGHGIIPHHDNDDDVIQHNNTPHFLRTCGLCKSPLTPAQDIYMYRGDTAFCSLECREEQMKQDGRKEKRKNNNMVVASASNKQDHHHHHRSSPKSEPTTTTTTPAAAAAACST